Proteins encoded in a region of the Bacillus methanolicus genome:
- a CDS encoding M50 family metallopeptidase, which yields MNKIISMLSYIHIHPLLWVVIAIAVLTARFIELCLFLLIIFIHEMGHAAAASLFSWRIKKISLLPFGGVAEVEEHGNRPLMEEAAIILAGPLQHIWMMGLAFLFNELSLLPDYLYGLFIQFNFMILIFNFLPIWPLDGGKLLFLMFSLRHSFPDAHKITLLISIGSIVLFTFITLLTAPVNLNVWIVIAFLAYSVYNEWKQMRFVFIRFLLERYYGKNSNIRSLKPITVREDELVIKILERFHRGCKHPIIIEKNGKEKGTLDENELLHAYFSEKMTSAKVGDLLYTYKW from the coding sequence TTGAATAAAATCATTTCCATGCTTTCGTATATTCACATTCATCCACTTTTGTGGGTTGTCATTGCAATTGCGGTTTTGACCGCACGATTTATTGAGCTTTGCCTATTCCTGTTGATTATTTTTATTCATGAAATGGGACATGCTGCAGCAGCTTCGTTGTTTTCTTGGAGGATTAAGAAAATTTCTTTGCTCCCTTTTGGCGGCGTGGCGGAGGTTGAAGAACACGGAAATCGCCCATTAATGGAGGAAGCAGCTATTATTCTTGCAGGTCCTCTTCAACATATTTGGATGATGGGCTTGGCTTTTCTTTTTAATGAACTTTCCTTGTTGCCGGATTATTTGTACGGTTTATTTATTCAATTTAATTTTATGATTTTGATATTTAATTTTCTGCCGATTTGGCCGCTGGATGGAGGAAAACTCTTGTTTTTAATGTTTTCATTAAGACATTCGTTTCCGGATGCACACAAAATTACTTTACTCATTTCAATTGGCTCCATCGTTCTTTTTACTTTTATTACTTTATTAACGGCCCCTGTGAATTTGAATGTTTGGATCGTTATCGCATTCTTGGCATATTCCGTTTATAATGAATGGAAGCAAATGCGGTTTGTATTTATCCGTTTTTTACTGGAAAGATATTACGGAAAGAATAGTAATATCCGCTCTTTAAAGCCGATTACAGTCAGGGAAGATGAATTGGTCATCAAGATTCTGGAACGGTTTCACAGGGGATGCAAACACCCGATTATTATTGAAAAGAACGGGAAGGAAAAGGGAACTCTTGATGAAAATGAACTGCTTCATGCCTATTTTTCTGAAAAAATGACCTCTGCGAAAGTCGGAGATTTGCTTTACACTTATAAATGGTAG
- a CDS encoding sporulation initiation phosphotransferase B has product MKKDWNIVEVLRHVRHDWLNKLQLIKGNLELNKIDRAIEIINEIVVEAQHEAKLSNLEITEFASLLLTYNWENQAFQLEYEVMDDMETLAGNDQLITEWTRSFFSSLNNSIETFHNNHLSVSIEECEKGTCFFFDFSGIITDKEKISAFLAENNSSLKVEVQEFSDQELALAVFLPNA; this is encoded by the coding sequence ATGAAAAAAGACTGGAATATTGTCGAGGTGCTTCGGCATGTCCGGCATGATTGGTTAAATAAACTTCAATTAATAAAAGGAAACCTGGAGCTGAACAAAATTGACAGGGCCATCGAAATCATTAATGAAATTGTCGTAGAAGCACAACATGAGGCAAAGCTGTCTAACCTTGAAATAACTGAATTTGCATCGCTCCTTCTTACATATAATTGGGAAAATCAGGCCTTTCAACTTGAATATGAAGTAATGGATGATATGGAAACACTAGCAGGGAATGATCAATTAATTACGGAATGGACAAGGTCGTTTTTTTCGAGCTTAAACAACTCAATTGAAACATTCCACAACAATCATCTGTCAGTTTCCATTGAAGAATGTGAGAAAGGCACTTGTTTCTTTTTTGATTTTAGCGGGATAATAACAGATAAAGAAAAAATCTCAGCATTTTTGGCTGAAAACAACTCATCTTTAAAAGTTGAGGTTCAGGAGTTCTCTGATCAGGAACTTGCACTTGCTGTTTTTTTGCCTAATGCATAG
- the minC gene encoding septum site-determining protein MinC: protein MKKLQNVTIKGTKSGLTLYLDDTCSYDDLKKELNEKLSVAYRANEDRQLISVKVKVGNRYLTDEQKAEIKELIRYKKNLVVEEIETNVMTIEEAERLKSESEIVTVAKIVRSGQVLEVPGDLLLIGDVNPGGTVMAGGNIFIMGALKGIAHAGCLGNKQAIIAAFVMKPSQLRIGDCINRAPDQYPEGEPREMECAYIDENNQIVVDRIQALMHLRPELTRLEGGR, encoded by the coding sequence ATGAAAAAATTACAAAATGTAACAATTAAAGGCACTAAGTCCGGTTTAACCCTCTACTTGGATGATACCTGTTCTTATGATGATTTAAAGAAGGAACTGAATGAGAAGCTTTCTGTTGCGTACCGGGCTAATGAGGACCGCCAGCTTATCTCGGTAAAAGTAAAAGTTGGGAATCGATATTTAACGGACGAACAAAAAGCAGAAATAAAAGAGCTTATTCGCTATAAAAAAAATCTTGTTGTCGAAGAAATTGAAACAAATGTAATGACGATTGAAGAAGCTGAACGCTTAAAATCAGAAAGTGAAATTGTGACTGTCGCAAAGATCGTTCGGTCCGGACAAGTCCTCGAGGTTCCTGGGGATCTTCTCTTGATTGGAGATGTGAACCCGGGCGGAACCGTAATGGCAGGAGGAAATATTTTTATCATGGGCGCCTTAAAAGGTATTGCCCATGCCGGTTGTTTAGGGAATAAGCAGGCAATCATTGCGGCTTTCGTCATGAAACCTTCCCAGCTTCGTATAGGTGATTGTATCAACCGTGCTCCCGATCAGTATCCTGAAGGAGAACCTCGGGAAATGGAATGTGCATACATAGATGAAAACAATCAAATTGTCGTTGATAGAATACAAGCATTAATGCATCTCAGACCAGAGTTAACAAGATTGGAAGGGGGACGCTAA
- a CDS encoding ribosomal-processing cysteine protease Prp — protein sequence MIKITINRTESGQIQSFTMSGHAGFAGYGNDIVCAGASAVSFGAVNSVIALTGIEPVIKQGDSGFLRCDFPMDIPKETQEKVQILLEGMVVSLQTIERDYGEHIKITFK from the coding sequence ATGATTAAGATTACGATTAATCGTACAGAATCCGGACAAATTCAATCATTTACAATGAGTGGACATGCCGGATTTGCCGGGTATGGCAATGACATTGTTTGTGCAGGTGCTTCTGCTGTATCTTTTGGCGCTGTCAATTCAGTGATTGCGTTAACTGGCATTGAACCTGTCATCAAACAAGGAGATTCCGGCTTTCTCCGATGTGATTTTCCAATGGATATCCCAAAAGAAACACAAGAGAAAGTACAAATCCTTCTTGAAGGCATGGTCGTTTCATTGCAAACGATTGAAAGAGATTACGGAGAGCACATAAAAATTACCTTCAAATAG
- a CDS encoding IscS subfamily cysteine desulfurase — MKYFDYAATCPLDEEAAQIFVKASQNFFGNTQSLHDTGSTAAALLEQCRLKLSQLLKVEKEGIFFTSGGSESNFLAIHALLSATRKKGRHIIAGLAEHSSIHSSLMRLEKDGCEISYLPFNKDGIIDLEKLQDAIREDTVLITIQHANPEIGTIQPIEEIGLLCKQNEILLHSDCVQTFGKITLDNLIKWADSFSISSHKFYGPKGVGAVYVNPYLAWKTFYPAAVHEKGFRPGTVNVPGIAAMVAAAEKSYANQTDYTKKFLKLRDAFKHSIKEISDRITIHEANDPDMQLPSIIGLRLHGLEGQWVMLECNRRGFAISTGTACQIGLQSPSKTMQALGIDNKEAKEFIRISVGRETTEKDVESLGQTLVEIARQASVKS; from the coding sequence ATGAAATATTTTGATTACGCCGCGACTTGTCCGCTTGATGAAGAAGCAGCACAAATTTTTGTAAAAGCTTCGCAAAATTTTTTTGGAAATACACAAAGTCTCCATGATACAGGAAGCACTGCTGCTGCTTTACTCGAACAGTGCCGTTTGAAGTTATCTCAACTTCTAAAAGTTGAAAAAGAAGGGATTTTTTTTACAAGCGGAGGTTCGGAAAGTAACTTCCTTGCCATTCATGCACTTTTATCAGCAACAAGAAAAAAAGGCCGGCATATTATTGCAGGCCTGGCCGAGCATTCCTCAATTCATAGCTCATTAATGCGGCTCGAAAAAGATGGCTGTGAGATTTCCTACCTTCCTTTTAACAAAGATGGGATTATTGACCTTGAAAAATTACAGGACGCGATACGGGAGGATACAGTCCTTATCACTATTCAACATGCAAATCCGGAAATCGGAACCATTCAGCCGATTGAGGAAATTGGCTTACTTTGTAAACAAAACGAAATTTTACTTCATAGTGACTGTGTCCAGACGTTCGGAAAAATTACATTAGATAATTTAATAAAATGGGCGGACAGCTTTTCTATATCGAGTCATAAGTTTTACGGTCCAAAAGGGGTTGGAGCTGTTTATGTCAATCCGTATTTAGCATGGAAAACTTTTTATCCTGCGGCTGTACATGAAAAGGGTTTCAGGCCTGGAACAGTAAATGTACCGGGAATAGCGGCTATGGTTGCTGCAGCAGAAAAATCTTATGCGAATCAAACTGATTATACCAAAAAGTTTTTAAAACTGAGGGATGCATTTAAGCATTCCATAAAAGAAATTAGCGACCGGATTACCATTCATGAAGCGAATGATCCGGATATGCAGCTTCCGTCAATTATCGGGTTGAGATTACATGGATTGGAAGGCCAATGGGTGATGCTTGAGTGCAACAGGCGGGGATTTGCCATTTCAACCGGAACAGCGTGCCAGATAGGCTTGCAGTCTCCTTCGAAAACGATGCAAGCACTCGGAATCGATAATAAAGAAGCAAAGGAATTTATCCGTATTTCAGTTGGAAGAGAAACAACCGAGAAAGATGTCGAGTCTTTAGGCCAAACCCTAGTTGAAATTGCCCGTCAAGCAAGCGTTAAAAGCTGA
- a CDS encoding M23 family metallopeptidase: MGSRADDIRRRIAKRKKEKDRAARDFQNRFFVAEDEEKYGFEKLSTFEGGPGEGEHPLFRKEIVMLKILFSACLVLIIAIIFRNPSEMLEPARNFVKNSMEKDFQFAAVSDWYEKQFGKPLALLPSTDEREKSQTESNQDYALPASGKILEDFDANGQRIMVETGKGAVVEAMSEGYVRFTGEKEGFGKTVIIKHGDESESWYGNLENINVILYQYIEKGTPVGTVSEGKDETKGAFYFAIKKGDDFIDPIQVIRFE; this comes from the coding sequence ATGGGTTCTAGAGCTGACGATATCCGGAGAAGAATTGCAAAAAGAAAGAAAGAGAAGGACCGGGCAGCCCGGGATTTTCAAAACCGTTTTTTCGTGGCTGAAGACGAAGAAAAATATGGCTTTGAAAAGCTTTCCACTTTTGAAGGCGGACCGGGAGAAGGAGAGCATCCTCTTTTTCGAAAAGAGATTGTCATGTTGAAAATTTTGTTTTCGGCCTGTTTAGTATTGATTATTGCGATTATTTTTCGCAATCCATCTGAAATGTTAGAACCGGCGCGCAATTTTGTGAAAAATTCTATGGAAAAAGATTTTCAATTTGCTGCTGTATCGGACTGGTATGAAAAACAATTCGGAAAACCCCTTGCGCTGCTGCCCTCTACAGATGAAAGGGAGAAAAGCCAAACGGAATCAAATCAGGATTATGCACTTCCAGCGTCCGGGAAAATACTTGAAGATTTTGATGCGAACGGACAAAGGATTATGGTTGAAACCGGTAAGGGTGCTGTTGTAGAAGCGATGAGTGAAGGATATGTTCGTTTTACCGGTGAAAAAGAAGGATTTGGCAAAACCGTGATAATTAAGCATGGTGATGAAAGCGAGTCATGGTATGGCAACTTAGAAAACATCAACGTAATCTTATATCAGTACATTGAAAAAGGCACGCCGGTCGGAACGGTTTCGGAAGGGAAAGACGAGACAAAAGGGGCATTTTATTTTGCAATAAAAAAAGGGGATGATTTTATTGACCCCATTCAGGTGATCCGCTTTGAATAA
- the minD gene encoding septum site-determining protein MinD, protein MGEAIVVTSGKGGVGKTTTTANLGTALALQGKRVCLIDTDIGLRNLDVVMGLENRIIYDLVDVVEGRCKIHQALVKDKRFEDLLFLLPAAQTSDKSAVAPEQMKNLVMELKQDYDYIIIDCPAGIEQGYKNAVAGADKAIVVTTPEVSAVRDADRIIGLLEKEENIEPPKLIINRIRTHMMKNGEMLDVDEITTHLSIDLIGIVADDDEVIKASNHGEPIALNPNSKASIAYRNIARRILGESVPLQQLEEESKSVFSKIKKFFGVRS, encoded by the coding sequence ATGGGAGAAGCAATAGTAGTGACATCGGGAAAAGGCGGGGTCGGAAAGACGACAACTACAGCAAACTTAGGGACGGCATTGGCTCTTCAAGGTAAACGTGTATGTCTTATAGATACAGATATCGGCCTTCGCAACTTGGATGTGGTTATGGGGCTTGAAAACCGGATTATTTATGATCTTGTTGATGTTGTAGAGGGAAGATGTAAGATTCATCAGGCCCTTGTAAAAGATAAGCGTTTTGAAGATTTGCTATTTCTGCTCCCAGCTGCACAAACAAGCGATAAATCAGCCGTCGCTCCCGAACAGATGAAGAATCTCGTAATGGAACTGAAACAAGACTATGACTATATTATTATCGACTGCCCTGCCGGAATTGAACAAGGTTATAAAAATGCCGTAGCAGGTGCAGACAAAGCTATTGTTGTTACCACTCCTGAAGTGTCAGCCGTAAGGGATGCAGACCGCATTATCGGGTTATTAGAAAAAGAAGAAAATATTGAACCGCCGAAATTAATTATTAACCGTATTCGTACACACATGATGAAAAACGGAGAAATGCTGGATGTGGATGAAATTACAACTCATCTGTCCATCGATTTAATCGGAATTGTCGCCGATGATGATGAAGTGATTAAAGCTTCCAATCATGGGGAGCCGATTGCCCTCAATCCAAACAGCAAAGCTTCTATTGCATATCGCAACATTGCCCGTCGGATTTTAGGTGAATCTGTCCCGCTGCAACAGTTAGAAGAAGAAAGCAAAAGCGTCTTCTCGAAGATCAAGAAATTCTTTGGAGTTCGTTCATAA
- the rpmA gene encoding 50S ribosomal protein L27: MLRLDLQFFASKKGVGSTKNGRDSIAKRLGAKRADGQFVTGGSILYRQRGTKIYPGVNVGRGGDDTLYAKVDGVVKFERFGRDRKKVSVYPVAKEA; the protein is encoded by the coding sequence ATGCTAAGATTAGATCTTCAATTTTTTGCTTCTAAAAAGGGAGTAGGTTCTACAAAGAACGGCCGTGATTCAATCGCGAAGCGCCTTGGTGCTAAGCGTGCGGACGGTCAATTTGTAACTGGCGGTTCGATCCTATACCGTCAACGCGGTACGAAAATCTACCCGGGTGTAAACGTAGGCCGCGGAGGCGACGACACTCTTTATGCGAAAGTTGACGGTGTCGTTAAATTTGAGCGTTTTGGTCGTGACCGCAAGAAAGTGAGTGTATACCCGGTTGCAAAAGAGGCGTAA
- a CDS encoding ACT domain-containing protein has product MRHDKSDKKFYLVREDVLPEAMKKTLEAKEMIERGKAESVWEAVKRVDLSRSAFYKYRDTVFPFHTVVKEKLITLFFHLEDRSGTLSQLLSVVASAGCNVLTIHQTIPLQGRANVTLSLNVTEMEIEIDELLTRLRRLEFVDKVEVLGSGA; this is encoded by the coding sequence ATGAGACATGATAAATCTGATAAGAAATTTTATTTAGTCCGCGAGGATGTTCTTCCGGAAGCGATGAAAAAAACCCTTGAAGCAAAGGAAATGATTGAAAGGGGAAAAGCCGAGTCTGTCTGGGAAGCTGTTAAGCGTGTTGATCTAAGCCGAAGTGCATTTTATAAGTACAGAGATACAGTCTTTCCTTTCCATACAGTTGTGAAAGAGAAGTTGATCACACTGTTTTTTCACCTCGAAGACCGCTCCGGGACGCTCTCACAGCTATTAAGTGTCGTCGCTTCGGCTGGATGCAACGTTCTTACGATCCATCAAACGATTCCATTACAGGGAAGGGCAAACGTAACTTTATCGCTGAATGTAACGGAAATGGAAATTGAAATTGATGAGCTTTTAACACGTCTCCGCAGGCTTGAATTTGTTGATAAAGTTGAAGTGCTGGGTTCAGGTGCGTAG
- the mreD gene encoding rod shape-determining protein MreD: MNRFLLPVMLAAFFVIESVFVQLLPDGTFTSDRILVPRFLIIAIFFLTVYGNKQYGIIYGFVFGLLFDVFYTEILGIYLFLFPLMAYVVSKMMKVLQTNIVIVTIVSIIGVALLELGAYEMNFLIHRTDMDFPQFVSLRLLPTIILNLVFSIIAAYPLKRQYEKFAEHLTE, encoded by the coding sequence GTGAATCGCTTCCTTCTTCCTGTTATGTTGGCAGCATTTTTTGTAATTGAAAGTGTTTTTGTCCAACTATTGCCTGATGGAACTTTTACCAGTGACCGAATTTTAGTTCCCCGTTTTTTAATCATTGCAATTTTTTTCTTGACGGTTTACGGAAATAAACAATATGGAATCATTTACGGATTTGTCTTCGGGCTTTTATTTGATGTGTTTTATACGGAAATTCTGGGAATCTATTTGTTCCTTTTTCCGCTGATGGCTTACGTAGTGTCGAAAATGATGAAGGTTCTTCAAACGAATATTGTGATCGTAACAATTGTATCGATTATTGGAGTAGCCTTGCTTGAACTGGGAGCGTACGAAATGAATTTTTTAATTCATCGAACCGATATGGACTTTCCTCAATTTGTTTCATTAAGGCTTCTTCCTACTATCATTTTAAATCTCGTATTTTCGATTATTGCTGCATACCCTTTGAAAAGACAATATGAAAAATTTGCGGAGCATCTGACAGAATGA
- the rplU gene encoding 50S ribosomal protein L21 encodes MYAIIETGGKQVKVEEGQAIYIEKLNAEVGDTVTFDKVLFVGGDNVKVGSPLVEGATVTAKVEKQGRQKKIIVFKYKAKKNQRKKQGHRQPYTKVVIEKINA; translated from the coding sequence ATGTACGCTATTATCGAAACTGGCGGTAAGCAAGTAAAAGTAGAAGAAGGTCAAGCGATCTACATCGAAAAGCTTAACGCCGAAGTCGGCGACACAGTTACTTTTGACAAGGTTCTTTTCGTAGGCGGCGATAATGTAAAAGTAGGAAGCCCATTAGTTGAAGGCGCTACTGTTACAGCGAAAGTTGAAAAGCAAGGCCGTCAAAAGAAAATCATTGTCTTCAAGTACAAGGCGAAGAAAAACCAGCGCAAAAAGCAAGGTCATCGTCAGCCTTACACAAAAGTTGTGATTGAAAAAATCAACGCATAA
- the obgE gene encoding GTPase ObgE: MFVDQVKIYVKGGDGGNGMVAFRREKYVPKGGPAGGDGGKGADVVFEVDEGLRTLMDFRYQRHFKAPRGEHGMSKNQHGKNAKDMIVKVPPGTVVTDAKTGEVIADLTEHGQRAVIAKGGRGGRGNTRFATPANPAPEISENGEPGQEREVILELKLLADVGLVGFPSVGKSTLLSVVSSAKPKIAEYHFTTIVPNLGVVETEDGRSFVMADLPGLIEGAHSGVGLGHQFLRHIERTRVIVHVIDMAAIEGRDPYEDYVTINNELKEYNLRLTERPQIIVANKMDMPNAEENLAEFKKKLTDQYPVFPISAITKRGLRDLLFAIADKLEETPEFPLMEETEKTGVHRVLYKHETEQEEFTITRDPDGSFVLSGEKVERLFKMTDFSRDESVRRFARQLRSMGVDDALRERGAKDGDTVKLFDFEFEFIE, encoded by the coding sequence ATGTTTGTCGATCAAGTAAAAATATATGTAAAAGGCGGAGACGGCGGTAATGGAATGGTCGCTTTCCGCCGGGAAAAATATGTGCCAAAGGGCGGTCCCGCAGGCGGAGACGGCGGGAAAGGAGCAGACGTCGTTTTTGAAGTTGATGAAGGCCTGAGGACGCTAATGGATTTCCGGTATCAGCGGCATTTTAAGGCTCCGCGCGGGGAGCATGGCATGTCAAAAAACCAGCATGGAAAAAATGCGAAAGATATGATTGTGAAGGTGCCGCCCGGAACAGTTGTTACCGATGCAAAAACGGGGGAAGTCATTGCTGATTTAACAGAACATGGCCAGAGGGCAGTCATTGCCAAAGGGGGAAGAGGCGGTCGCGGGAACACCCGGTTTGCTACTCCGGCAAATCCTGCTCCTGAAATTTCCGAGAATGGTGAACCTGGACAGGAAAGAGAAGTGATTTTAGAACTAAAGCTTTTGGCAGATGTCGGTCTTGTCGGTTTTCCAAGCGTCGGTAAATCGACACTCCTTTCCGTCGTTTCATCAGCAAAGCCTAAGATTGCAGAATACCATTTTACAACTATTGTGCCGAACTTGGGTGTGGTTGAAACAGAGGATGGCAGAAGTTTTGTCATGGCGGATCTACCGGGTTTAATTGAAGGGGCCCATTCAGGCGTTGGCCTCGGCCACCAATTTTTAAGGCATATTGAAAGAACAAGGGTCATTGTCCATGTCATCGATATGGCTGCGATTGAAGGGCGCGACCCATATGAAGACTATGTAACGATTAACAATGAACTAAAGGAATATAATCTAAGATTAACGGAAAGACCGCAAATTATTGTCGCCAATAAAATGGATATGCCAAATGCAGAGGAAAACCTTGCTGAATTCAAGAAAAAGTTAACGGATCAATATCCTGTTTTTCCAATTTCCGCAATTACCAAGCGGGGTTTGCGGGATCTATTGTTTGCGATTGCCGATAAACTTGAAGAAACTCCGGAATTTCCTCTGATGGAAGAAACAGAAAAGACCGGAGTGCACAGGGTTCTGTATAAACACGAAACAGAACAGGAAGAGTTCACGATTACCCGTGATCCGGACGGAAGCTTCGTTCTTTCCGGCGAAAAGGTTGAACGCCTCTTTAAGATGACTGATTTCTCTAGAGATGAATCTGTTCGCCGCTTTGCTCGCCAGCTCCGCAGCATGGGTGTAGATGATGCTCTGCGTGAAAGAGGAGCAAAAGACGGAGATACAGTTAAGCTGTTCGATTTTGAGTTCGAGTTTATTGAATAG
- a CDS encoding Rne/Rng family ribonuclease, whose translation MKLIVNSLTREKRFALLNGQTIEKFFIEQPKSHSIVGNLYLGVVSKVLPGMNAAFVDIGEEKSGYLHRDQLPAFVKSDEPKEVRNSRSISSFVHQGEKILVQVEKDATGTKGPRLTGIIELQGENIIYMPSGRYVAISKKIADERNRDRLRRFGKQIKTEYEGLIFRTSAENQSEAVIANELEELRNMYQELERTAASRKKPALLFEKDLFYEQLISEIKTIGRGEVVVDDIRLKNKIDQYVKAAKINMNVTLYTGKENIFSAWEIEHQIEKALKRIVWLENGAYLIFDEAEALTVIDVNTGKYSGKNDLHDTVVSVNLAAAEEAARQIRLRDIGGIILIDFIDMKKEEDRERVLQKIQCELTKDDRRTKVIGFTPLGILQLTRKKTKVAISEALTVKCAVCEGTGRVLSPETVAFRLERELWEHRHSDYDGVLIETTREVADVFAGGNDINQNRLEELLGLKIKFEITDDSPKPFYHIKRFERLTFKGLAPSNNDNR comes from the coding sequence ATGAAATTAATTGTCAACAGTCTCACGAGGGAAAAGCGGTTTGCTCTTCTTAACGGACAAACAATTGAAAAATTTTTTATCGAGCAGCCTAAAAGCCATTCAATCGTTGGAAATTTGTATCTTGGAGTTGTATCAAAAGTTCTCCCTGGAATGAACGCGGCATTTGTAGATATTGGCGAAGAGAAGTCAGGATATTTGCATAGAGATCAATTGCCGGCGTTTGTAAAATCGGATGAACCGAAAGAGGTGCGGAACAGCCGGTCTATATCGTCTTTTGTTCACCAAGGTGAAAAAATTCTCGTTCAAGTGGAGAAAGATGCTACCGGAACAAAAGGGCCCAGGCTTACCGGAATTATCGAACTTCAAGGCGAGAATATTATTTATATGCCAAGTGGCCGGTATGTAGCAATATCAAAAAAAATTGCTGATGAGAGGAACAGGGATCGCTTGAGACGGTTCGGAAAACAGATAAAAACAGAATACGAAGGGCTCATTTTTAGAACTAGTGCAGAAAATCAATCAGAAGCAGTCATAGCTAACGAACTTGAGGAGCTTAGAAATATGTATCAGGAGCTTGAAAGGACTGCCGCCTCAAGGAAAAAACCTGCACTTCTCTTTGAAAAAGACTTATTTTATGAACAATTGATTTCGGAAATAAAAACGATTGGCAGAGGAGAAGTTGTTGTCGATGATATTAGGCTAAAGAATAAAATCGACCAATATGTCAAAGCTGCAAAAATTAATATGAATGTAACATTATATACAGGCAAAGAAAATATTTTTAGTGCCTGGGAAATTGAACACCAGATCGAAAAAGCATTAAAGCGTATTGTCTGGCTTGAAAATGGGGCCTACCTTATTTTTGATGAAGCGGAGGCACTTACAGTCATTGATGTAAATACAGGGAAATATTCAGGCAAAAATGATTTGCATGATACGGTTGTTTCCGTGAATTTAGCAGCTGCAGAAGAAGCTGCGCGCCAAATAAGGCTTAGGGACATTGGTGGAATTATTTTGATTGATTTTATTGATATGAAGAAAGAGGAAGACCGGGAACGGGTCCTTCAGAAAATACAATGCGAGTTAACAAAAGATGACAGAAGAACAAAAGTGATTGGGTTTACTCCGCTTGGAATTTTGCAGCTGACAAGGAAGAAAACGAAGGTGGCCATTTCCGAGGCATTAACCGTAAAATGCGCGGTTTGTGAAGGAACAGGCAGGGTATTAAGCCCTGAAACGGTTGCTTTTCGGCTTGAAAGGGAACTTTGGGAACACCGGCATTCTGATTATGACGGTGTGTTAATTGAAACAACAAGAGAGGTAGCCGATGTTTTTGCCGGTGGAAATGATATTAACCAAAACCGGCTTGAAGAACTGCTTGGATTGAAAATAAAATTTGAGATCACAGATGATTCTCCGAAACCCTTTTATCATATCAAACGCTTTGAGAGGCTGACTTTTAAGGGGCTGGCACCCTCCAACAATGACAATAGATAG
- the pheA gene encoding prephenate dehydratase, whose product MRVGFLGPRATFTDMAVREIFPSAESIPFQTIPECMDAVEEGKTDLCLVPLENALEGSVNITLDYLIHEVELPIVGETTLPIRQHFMVHKENQHRWKEIELIYSHAHAIAQCHRFLHQQFKGVRCETTTSTAAAAKYVKDHPEIKAAAIGNALSAKEYGLIIVKEDIHDFGHNHTRFVILSKSNKDKLDIKLVPDSFKTTIMVTLPTDQAGTLHQVLSAFAWRKLNLSKIESRPMKTGLGNYFFIIDIEMKMDDVLIPGAIAELEALGCKVKVLGSYPSFQLKKAAKGSC is encoded by the coding sequence TTGAGAGTTGGTTTTTTGGGGCCGAGGGCAACATTCACGGATATGGCTGTCAGGGAAATATTTCCTAGCGCCGAATCGATACCCTTTCAAACAATTCCGGAATGTATGGACGCAGTTGAAGAGGGGAAAACTGATCTCTGCCTTGTTCCGCTTGAAAATGCCCTGGAAGGGTCCGTTAATATCACACTTGATTATTTGATACATGAAGTAGAGCTGCCAATTGTCGGTGAAACAACTTTGCCGATTCGTCAGCATTTTATGGTACATAAGGAAAATCAGCACAGATGGAAAGAAATCGAATTGATTTACAGCCATGCACATGCCATTGCCCAGTGCCATCGATTCTTGCACCAGCAATTCAAGGGAGTCCGCTGTGAAACGACAACTTCTACAGCTGCAGCTGCGAAATATGTCAAAGACCATCCTGAAATAAAGGCTGCCGCGATTGGAAATGCTCTGTCGGCAAAAGAATATGGATTGATTATTGTAAAAGAAGACATTCACGATTTCGGGCATAACCATACACGTTTTGTGATTTTATCAAAAAGTAACAAGGATAAACTTGACATAAAACTTGTTCCCGACAGTTTTAAAACAACGATCATGGTCACTTTGCCAACAGACCAGGCAGGAACTTTGCATCAAGTTTTATCTGCATTCGCCTGGAGAAAGCTGAACTTGTCAAAAATCGAATCCCGCCCGATGAAGACAGGGCTCGGTAATTATTTCTTTATTATTGATATTGAAATGAAAATGGATGATGTATTAATTCCTGGTGCGATTGCAGAACTCGAAGCTCTCGGCTGCAAAGTAAAAGTTCTGGGAAGCTACCCTTCTTTTCAACTGAAAAAAGCAGCAAAAGGATCCTGTTAG